aagcgggaaatgtacgccattgtggcggttatgtacgccaccataagtggtgtgtaggaagagtagatgtgtagttgtgtgtgaaatgtaataaattaggtgtatttatagaataagaaaataaaaataaaaataaaatttttttttaaaaagtttaaaaaacggtaatattaccgttaaaaaatcaattttaaaaaattaattttttttaaaaaaattaattattgcgtcatctgctgacgtgtcccactcgcgggccggcgagtgggaagcacgcacaaagcggggagcgccacgtcgccccagcgcgtggcggcacaagccgtgtcgcgttacgtgccgtcggcacccggcacggaatgggaacggaatgggagcggaatggtgcgccacaacgcgttccgcggcgaaaccgtttcggcggaacggcacgcggaacgccggcggcacgcgttgcgggtgctctaacaACCTTCTACCCACATGCGCGTGGTGCAACACACGTCgcaaaactctctctctctcacatacacgcacacacaccCACACCCACACCCACACCCATATATGCAACGTGCATACAACAATAAACCATCAATATTTGGATGGAAAAATCTCAAATTTCAATATATAGTGGCATGAAAATCCAAGAGAGATGAGTGAGGAGAGAggtgagaaaaaataaaataaaataaaaaagtcagGGGAAATgggattttcttttttatttcacaataaaaaaataagagtaagataaaggaaataaaatataaaaggaaTTTGACATTTGTATCTTTTGAAATCTTAGAGGAttgaaaaggaaagaaaaataatttcaaatggtattttgtattttttagatatttacaataatattcttttaaatttagAAACTTACTAAATCGCATTTTTCAGTATCAATTCACTCTAAATTAAAAGTATTTACAAtaatattcttttaaatttagaaacttaataaattgcatttttcaGATCAATTCACTCTAAATTAAAAGTACATTTTCAATTAGATTCCCAACggtaatttaattttttgaactTGTTATATAAAAAGGTGCTTTTCTCGATGGATGAACAATGAATTTGTCAACATTGATTTTGATGTTTTAGTCAAATTTTATATCAAAAAGTAATTAGTAAACTGATAAACTCCATTATTCTACGTAAACATCCGACTAGGCCTGCAAATTCGGGTATTAACGGGTACCCAAACTCGAAAATTTGGGTACCCAAACCCGAAATctcaaaaatatcatacccaAGACCCGACCCATATGTGAATTCGAGTACCTTAATACCTGATGCGGGTACCCGAACCCAACTAGTCGGGTACCTATAAACCCGAAAtcattatatttcaaatttattcttttatataaattatattgtgatgagaatataaattattaaaataaaacaatactactatttattgactATTATTAAAAGTCTAAACTTcattctaaatttctaatattttaattttctctATGTAAAATAGATACTTGACAAATAGACactacttaattttaaaataaagaaatttttggcataaattgaaacataaaagagattaaaatattttttaagacATTAAATTAACATGTAAATAAAATGGAGAAACCATAActatatattttcaaaaaataacaaGTAAGAATATAAATAATGCAACATGAACATAACACGAATGCAAAGTATTAAAGTCGAGATAATAGAACAATAAAATGTCAAAACAACctatactaaataaaaatatttatcacaaatacataattaatcggGTTTAATCGGGCATTAGTCGGGTACCCTAATACGGGTTTCGGGTACCCTAAATCCGAAAAATTCTAACATTAACTACCCAAACTCGTACCCAAACCCATAATTTCGGGTTTCGGGTGCCCAAAACCCGTCGGGTATTGGGTCGGGCTCGGGTATACCCGAAACCAACGGATTAAATTTGCAGGCCTACATCCGACGTATCCTATCCTATAGTATACTCACCCCGTCTCCACAGAATATACGCTTTGgatttgacacgagttttaatgtaaaattggtaaagtaagatagatgtagagagaaaaagtaaataaagtattattagtggagaatggatcTCACCTCATTacagagaaaagagtttccaaaattagaaaatacatattcttgtgggacatattaaaaaggaaagagtacatatttttgtggaacgaagggagtatattataattcatttttttgtcGAGATTTAATTGTTAATCCATCTGTCCCGTCCAGCAATAGAAGTCATATTTAATTATAGcatgtgttttaagaaatgtaaagtaaaatagattaaataagttagtaaaatataagtctcacatatatatatatatatatatattagttttataataaaatttgagtgaaACAAGTtggtggaataagaagtttatttatcatttatgataaaagtgaaatataactTTTATTATGGGATGGACTGAAACGATAAAATATGATTCTTAGTGTGAGACAGAGGAATAGAATATTGCTTCATGCCGGGAAATTGACACTATCAAATTCCTCGAATACTTTATGTAGAACTCCCCTCGTtctatagtagtagagtcattttttcttttcatttactTATCCATTCTCTTACTttgttattttttcttttcatttactTATCgattcttttactttattctctctacttttttattatctttttatttaatacattacacacatttttcttaattttcgtgccAGAAAGAAATGCATCTACTAttatagaacggagggagtaataattttattttgttatgtgacaaatatttaaaataaaaatgacaatttCCTTATAATCAAGTCTATCAAGTCATATAGTAGTACTGTCTTTAGCTCATATATAAAGGTTCCATTTCAACTCACATGtagtttaaaaatttaaaatgatttaAGTGAAAAAAATTTAGTAGaatgtaaatataaaataaataaattaattttagatCTTTTAAAATAGCAATATACTAAGTAAGAAGTGGATAAGTATTTCACAATTCAAAAGATGAAAACATTGAGTTAGTTCATTGTTGAACCAGAAAATGCAACATCATTCTATGTATACTTGCATGAAAAAATACAGAGTTAAAGCATATCGATCGTCATTCCTCTTCTTCATGTTCCTCTTCCCCCAACACTCTCTCAAACTTAAACCACCCCTTCGACTGGCAAAGCCTCATCAGAAAAAACcacgccaccgccgccgccgtcaTCCCCGCGCTCACTATAAACACCGTCTTCTTCGCTATCACCATTATGTACACCAGAAACCCCGACGGCACCACGCACATCACCACCAGTACCCACAGCCCAAACGGCACCTTATACGGCCGCTTAAGCTTCGGCATCTTCACCCTCAGATACAGAAACGCCCCGAATTCCAGAAGCATCCCCAAACTATACAGAAAATTCGCCGACGCCACAATATCCGTGTAGCTCATGAACGAAACCCCCACCGCTATCGCCGTCGACACCGCAATCCCCACCCACGGCGTGCCAAACCACTCCGACCTCACGCCGCACCACCGCGGCAGGAAACCTAATTCCGCCATTCCTAAAACCTGATACGCGCTGCTGCTCAGCTGCGCCTCGAACAGCCCGATCGCGGATAAAACCGCTCCGATCTCGATCCAGAGCTTCAGCCACTGCCCGGAGATCGCCCTCGCCGCGTCAGCCATGAATCCGGTGTCCCAGAGGCTCTGATCGGCTTCGATTGCGCCGGTGACGGCGACGAGAGGGATGATGTAGCCTAAACAAGTGAAAATCACCGCGCAGAATAGCGCTAACGGAAAGGTTTTCCGCGGATTCTCAACCTCCCCTGCCATGGTGCTAACGTTATCCCAAAAATTGAGGTTCCAGAACAGAGTATTGAAGAACAAATTCCAATCCTTATCCACTCCTTTCTGCCCTAGGCTGATCCACCGCCGTGGCTGGATCTGCGGGATCGCGATCCCCGACATGATCAGAAACGGAGCGAGGGAGATCGCGCCTAATCCGACGGCGACATAGCCGACGATTGCTAGGCCGGTGTAGTTTAAAAAGGAGAGAATCGCGGTGGAGATCAAAATCGCGAGGGTTCTAGGTTTTCCAGATCCGAAAATGGGGAAAATCCGCTTTAAATAGTCGATGCAGAGGGCGGGGAAGGCGGCAATGTTGATAACGCCGCTGAGGAATTTCCAAGAGCCCATTAAGGAGCCGAAGAATGGGCCGAAGGCGCGGTCGGCCCAAATGACGAAgccgccgttgccggggaaggcgGTGGAGAGCTCGGCCGTGATGAGGGCTTCGGGGATGCTCCAGATGAAGGGGAAGATGAGGAAGCCGAGGATGGCGAAGAGGGGGCCGGCGGCTTTCACGGCCGGCTCCTCGCCGTAGGGCCCGCCGGCGACTTCGAAGTAGATGAGGAAGATGAGGGGGATGAGGGTCAGCTTTTTTGACTTGGTTTTGGCGGCCGCGGCGGTTGTTGTTGGGAGCTCGGTTGCGGTGGTGTGAGGCGGCGGCGCCGCTAATGGTTGATTGGTCATGGGAATCTTCGGGATTTGGTAAATTAAATGGGACTTTGATATGGAGTggatatatatagatatatactactactattgattttaattagagAGTTTTCACATGGTGATTTGTCATGGTTGAGTATCTATTTGTGGAGAAATTTAGGAAAAAAGGGTTAAATTCGATGACCTTTTAGAATATGGGATCGGGGCATGCGATTTTTTTAGAATAAAggatttttgtatttttctcttttttctatgCTTTTCTCTTATTATATCTCTTATAACATTTATGAATTGACCAAATTATCcacataaaatttatatttcaaattcTAAAACTCTTCTCTGCTCGTTTGAAAGTTTTCCAGACAATTGATATAAGAATTctttaaaactaaaaaaagaataCCCATTTTTTCAAACAAACAGataaagaaaaattgaaaacagAAACATAATCGAATTAAAGGAAGGAAAATGTCCTTCTTTCTCTCCCTGTCACATAAAGAAGAAATCGGCCAACAATTTCAGGAATTAAAAGAACCAACTATTGTtagcatttaaaaaaatacaatttcaGGAATTAAAAGAACCAACTATTGTTAGCATTTAAAAACATTTAGAGTGTGCAGTAGAACATGTATTTGGGATCTTGTCatagaaaaatatgaaaatctgctcaaaagaaaaaagaaaaaaatatatagacaaaaagtaattaaaactGAATGCAGACATAGACTCCATAGGAAAACGGTAGCAAAAACTAGGGGAGAAGGGGAACAGAACTCTTTTAGTTTTAGATTGTTAGCTCTTCTTCAGAATTACGAAGTACAGAAACATGATCGGTAGAAAAGTTTCAGAATTTGAGATTCAATTTTTAGGTGGGTAATTTGGTCAATTCATAAATGTTATAAGAGATATAATAAGAGAAAAGcatagaaaaaagagaaaaataaaaaaatccctTATTCTAAAAAATCCGCATACCCCGATCCCATATTCTGAAAAGGCAGCGAATTAAATGTCAAATTTCAAAATGTCAACGAATTTAACCCCTTTTTTCCGAAATTTCTCCTATTTGTGCTAGATTCAGTAGTTCTATTTCTAGAAATAGTATCTATATTTTAGTAAGTATTTTTACAAGGAGTATTGATTTTATTCTCAATGTGCATCTAGTTGTGAAAAAAGAAGTCTATTTTGAATGGTTGATTGTGGGGTTTTTAATGAAAGTTTAGTAATTATAATTTCAAGATGGTTTTTCTTGAGCACAAAGTTGATTTGTTTTTaaatggaattttgttagttggcaaataacaaaataaaataatatagtactatGTGGTAAAAGATTGCACATACGCAATTAATTTGAGTATCTATGCCTTTCTGTTATATATGATCTGTAAATGGAAAATGACCAAATATGACGTCATGTCGGAAAGGATTTTTTTTCCGAAAAAGTCGCTATAAAATATAGTAGCACTCCATATTAGAGTTTGCACATTACATtactcataatttaattttaaggaTTCACACATGTTACTCGGCGTTGGTAAATGGATCGAGATTCTAGGAACTTTAGATATGACCGTTAACAATACTAAACAAGAGAAATttataattcataatttataatttaattttgaggGTTCGAGTCATAATTGAATTAGTGACTGAGTTAGTACTTAATACTTGTACTATTTCATATTTAAAGCATATTTACGATTGTTTTTTGATTTAATACTATAAGTTAATATATTACAAATTAATCCTTTGAATGATTGAATATCATTTAGGAAAAGATTCAGTTTTCCAAATTTATTGCTActgtatatatagtatatagactaatatttccttgtaatttaaaattgaaaatatccacacatttaattttggatatttaatgaaggaaaaataataagaaagaaaaatattacaaaaataaaaagataacacaAAAAATGCTTCATCGTTAcgattatattattttataatgtaGTAATTCACATTTCAATAACAAAA
This sequence is a window from Salvia splendens isolate huo1 chromosome 14, SspV2, whole genome shotgun sequence. Protein-coding genes within it:
- the LOC121763520 gene encoding probable polyamine transporter At3g13620 → MTNQPLAAPPPHTTATELPTTTAAAAKTKSKKLTLIPLIFLIYFEVAGGPYGEEPAVKAAGPLFAILGFLIFPFIWSIPEALITAELSTAFPGNGGFVIWADRAFGPFFGSLMGSWKFLSGVINIAAFPALCIDYLKRIFPIFGSGKPRTLAILISTAILSFLNYTGLAIVGYVAVGLGAISLAPFLIMSGIAIPQIQPRRWISLGQKGVDKDWNLFFNTLFWNLNFWDNVSTMAGEVENPRKTFPLALFCAVIFTCLGYIIPLVAVTGAIEADQSLWDTGFMADAARAISGQWLKLWIEIGAVLSAIGLFEAQLSSSAYQVLGMAELGFLPRWCGVRSEWFGTPWVGIAVSTAIAVGVSFMSYTDIVASANFLYSLGMLLEFGAFLYLRVKMPKLKRPYKVPFGLWVLVVMCVVPSGFLVYIMVIAKKTVFIVSAGMTAAAVAWFFLMRLCQSKGWFKFERVLGEEEHEEEE